The proteins below are encoded in one region of Kazachstania africana CBS 2517 chromosome 6, complete genome:
- the YET1 gene encoding Yet1p (similar to Saccharomyces cerevisiae YET1 (YKL065C) and YET2 (YMR040W); ancestral locus Anc_2.603), translated as MSLYFTLLFALLTTQMAILFVLVLPLPNKMRKMCYNMWEIASMKQEFKVIIVMLNILVGLLFVDSWKRAHVPIRHKGVNDLDSTLSMQGLASRAYNQRNVYISGFILYFMAGIPTVLSIVRRLIKYQDLINEKTKKGSSKEAALVSDDKEIAKLQEELRKKDVSLEGLKKQIENLENFYDESNKPKAVTNEEIKQSKRNQ; from the coding sequence ATGAGTCTCTATTTTACGTTGCTTTTTGCTCTGCTAACAACACAGATGGCTATTTTATTTGTCCTGGTCCTACCATTGCCAAATAAGATGAGAAAGATGTGTTACAACATGTGGGAAATTGCGTCAATGAAACAGGAATTCAAAGTGATCATTGTGATGTTAAATATTCTGGTTGGTTTACTATTTGTGGATTCGTGGAAGAGGGCTCATGTACCAATTCGTCATAAGGGGGTCAATGATTTGGATTCCACTCTATCCATGCAAGGTCTAGCATCTAGAGCTTACAATCAAAGAAACGTTTATATTTCTGGATTCATATTGTATTTCATGGCGGGCATTCCAACTGTCTTGAGCATAGTAAGGAGACTAATCAAATATCAGGATttaatcaatgaaaaaaccAAGAAAGGCTCAAGTAAAGAAGCAGCTCTTGTCTCTgatgataaagaaattgccaaattacaagaagaattgagaaagaaagatgTCTCTTTAGAAGgtttgaagaaacaaattgaaaatttggaaaatttctaCGATGAATCAAATAAACCAAAGGCTGTAACAAATGAAGAGATTAAACAATCAAAGAGAAATCAGTAA
- the TRK1 gene encoding Trk1p (similar to Saccharomyces cerevisiae TRK1 (YJL129C) and TRK2 (YKR050W); ancestral locus Anc_1.224): MTVRGSLSRVSTLNYEYQKTLGHKLRDFISVCGDTLKPIKKYIFPNFIAVHYFYIITLTIITSILLYPVHDARYIDILFISTGATTQGGLNTVNINQLSLYQQIIIYISCCISTPIAIHGMLAFVRLYWFERHFDGIRELSKQNFRMRRTRTILGRELSKRQLTKSNNQTNFGRNVEDFQEKLFSGKMVNREENSILHMSLSSASLNSKPDDNDTEDTSNSRVRTEVFAKRRNSTDITPQDMYRSIMILRNKQEHEITGAENNNHHSTDPNSELSHNDMTEDSHTVGGETSEEGYRNQGYDTGEDSNDNPLTSEHSLSYEDDDDEEEFPENSELNHDGDNSDNSISPHTTIRHSNNETTRAGPSIMFDIQKPPRRKTSQRIVTHNDLKSTRASFVSASKSKIFKRIHKGRKKIGRNLKRRLSTGSIDRANFDSCLSKDAEDYFADNETDDEHFNLKKISTIDELTQAPDFQKMIYKNWKAKHRRIHPKNLGKKSLFGDNESSLHLDQLFRVHSISNANANPTTSSYQNETSFMHSDGELNSLRTDNTDNYKESINLNHNISFQNDIDEEQDPYDYYGIHFDPNFNFQPKSSKVGKGKNQNKFTRTMSTNYLSWQPTIARNSNFFGLTKQQKEELGGIEYRALKLLCRILLIYYFGFHVVAFVMMVPWICTKKDFIHILRSDGISPAWWGFFTPMSAFNNMGLTLTPDSMNSFSTAIYPLIVLMWFIIIGNTGFPVLLRFIIWIMFKISPDLSQIKESLGFLLDHPRRCFTLLFPSAATWWLLLTLLFLNFTDWILFIILDFGSSVVKVFSKGHRVLIGLFQAVCTRTVGFSVIDLNKLHPAIQVSYMIMMYVSVLPLAISIRRTNVYEERALGLYSSSQSDTSDAEDTEDSDSEISDIESGSSTRNESSSTNEPRKKRKKKKHPATELSAKSFIGAHLRRQLSFDLWFLFLGLFIICICEDGKIRDTSKPDFNVFAILFEVVSAYCTVGLSFGYTNTYESLSAQFTTLSKLVIIALLIRGRNRGLPYSLDRAIILPSNRLDHIDHIEDLKLKNRNDTATVGQMDPVTEYVERHTKSFRQKFKRIITLGRSNRSNEERQGLAEEYEL, translated from the coding sequence ATGACAGTCCGGGGGTCATTGAGTCGGGTATCAACTTTGAATTATGAGTATCAGAAAACTCTGGGTCATAAATTACGTGATTTCATATCAGTATGTGGTGATACGTTGAAACCCATTAAAAAGTACATATTCCCCAATTTCATTGCAGTGCATTACTTTTATATCATTACTTTGACGATTATTACGTCGATCTTACTTTATCCAGTCCATGATGCAAGATACATcgatattttatttatttccACAGGTGCTACCACACAGGGAGGCTTAAACACCGTCAATATCAACCAATTATCTCTATACCAACAAATTATTATCTACATTAGTTGCTGCATATCGACGCCCATTGCCATACATGGGATGTTGGCATTTGTGCGACTCTATTGGTTTGAAAGACATTTCGATGGTATTAGAGAGTTATctaaacaaaattttaggATGAGAAGAACAAGGACAATCCTAGGACGGGAATTATCGAAGAGGCAATTgacaaaatcaaataaccaaacaaattttggaagaaatgtagaagattttcaagaaaagttaTTTAGTGGTAAAATGGTCAATAGAGAAGAAAACTCTATTTTGCACATGTCTCTGAGCTCAGCTTCTTTGAATAGTAAGCCTGACGATAATGATACCGAGGATACAAGCAATAGTAGAGTTCGTACGGAAGTTTTTgccaaaagaagaaattctACAGACATTACTCCTCAGGATATGTATCGTTCAATCATGATTCTTAGGAACAAACAAGAACATGAGATAACAGGTGCAGAAAATAACAACCACCATTCTACAGATCCAAATTCTGAGCTCTCACATAATGATATGACTGAAGATAGTCATACAGTTGGAGGAGAAACATCAGAAGAAGGGTATCGAAACCAAGGTTACGACACAGGTGAAGATTCCAACGATAATCCACTAACATCAGAACATAGCTTATCGTACGaagacgatgatgatgaagaagagttTCCGGAAAATTCTGAACTTAATCATGATGGCGATAATAGCGATAATAGTATCTCTCCACATACGACAATACGTCATTCGAATAATGAAACAACGAGGGCCGGCCCTTCAATTATGTTTGATATTCAAAAACCTCCAAGGAGGAAGACATCGCAAAGGATAGTAACGCATAACGACCTAAAATCGACCCGTGCCTCCTTTGTATCAGCATCCAAGagtaaaattttcaaacgAATACATAAGGGcaggaaaaaaattggtcGTAATTTGAAGAGAAGATTATCTACTGGATCAATTGACAGAGCGAACTTTGACAGTTGCTTATCGAAGGACGCGGAAGATTATTTTGCTGACAACGAGACAGACGACGAACActttaatttgaaaaaaataagcacaattgatgaattgacACAAGCGCCAGATTTCCAAAAGATGATTTATAAAAATTGGAAAGCCAAGCACAGAAGAATACATCCTAAAAATTTGGGAAAGAAAAGTTTATTTGGTGATAATGAATCATCGTTGCATTTAGATCAGCTATTCCGTGTCCACTCTATTTCAAACGCAAATGCTAATCCAACTACTTCTTCATATCAAAATGAAACGTCTTTTATGCATAGTGATGGTGAACTTAACTCCTTAAGAACAGATAATACCGATAACTACAAGGAATCCATAAATCTCAATCATAATAtaagttttcaaaatgacaTCGACGAAGAACAAGATCCCTATGATTATTATGGTATACATTTTGATccaaattttaatttcCAACCTAAATCAAGTAAGGTAGGAAAAGgcaaaaatcaaaacaaatTCACAAGGACAATGAGTACCAACTACTTGTCGTGGCAACCCACAATTGCAAGAAATTCAAACTTTTTTGGATTGacaaaacaacaaaagGAGGAATTAGGTGGTATCGAATATAGGGCTTTGAAGTTATTGTGTCGTATCCTTTTAATATATTACTTTGGATTCCATGTTGTTGCCTTCGTTATGATGGTGCCATGGATTTGCACCAAGAAAGATTTTATTCATATATTGAGAAGTGACGGAATTTCACCTGCATGGTGGGGTTTTTTCACGCCAATGTCTGCATTCAACAACATGGGACTGACATTGACTCCAGATTCCATGAACTCCTTCAGTACAGCTATCTATCCTTTAATCGTCTTGATGTGGTTTATTATAATCGGTAATACGGGGTTCCCTGTATTACTGAGATTTATAATTTGGATCATGTTTAAAATATCGCCTGACTTGTCACAAATCAAAGAGAGTCTAGGTTTTCTATTGGATCACCCTCGTCGTTGTTTCACTTTACTATTCCCAAGCGCTGCTACATGGTGGCTTCTTTtaacattattatttttaaacTTCACTGATTggatattatttattatattagATTTTGGATCCTCCGTGGTGaaagttttttcaaaaggtCACAGGGTGCTAATTGGTCTTTTCCAAGCTGTCTGCACTAGAACTGTTGGGTTTTCAGtgattgatttgaataaattacaCCCGGCCATTCAAGTTTCATACATGATTATGATGTACGTTTCTGTCTTACCATTAGCCATTTCTATTAGAAGAACTAATGTCTATGAAGAACGTGCATTGGGgttatattcttcttcacaGTCAGATACATCAGATGCAGAAGACACCGAGGATTCTGATTCTGAGATATCTGATATAGAAAGTGGTTCATCGACAAGAAATGAATCATCTTCCACCAATGAACCtagaaagaagagaaagaagaagaaacacCCAGCTACGGAATTATCAGCCAAATCATTCATCGGAGCACATTTAAGAAGACAATTGTCTTTTGATCTTTGGTTTTTATTCCTTGGtctcttcattatttgtatATGTGAAGATGGCAAGATACGAGACACGTCAAAACCAGATTTCAATGTCTTTGCCATTCTGTTTGAAGTCGTCAGTGCATATTGTACAGTTGGCCTATCATTTGGTTATACCAATACGTACGAATCGTTATCTGCACAATTTACTACATTATCAAAGTTGGTAATCATTGCATTACTGATTAGAGGTAGAAACAGAGGTTTACCATACTCACTAGATAGAGCCATTATCCTACCAAGTAATAGATTAGATCACATTGATcatattgaagatttgaagttgaaaaatcGTAATGACACTGCTACTGTCGGCCAAATGGATCCAGTGACAGAATATGTGGAAAGACATACCAAATCATTTAGGCAAAAATTCAAGCGTATTATTACCTTAGGGAGATCAAATCGTTCGAACGAAGAACGACAGGGATTAGCAGAAGAATACGAACTATAA
- the YNK1 gene encoding nucleoside diphosphate kinase (similar to Saccharomyces cerevisiae YNK1 (YKL067W); ancestral locus Anc_2.606) — protein sequence MSQTERTFIAIKPDGVQRGLVSNIIGRFEKRGYKLVAIKLVQATEALLNEHYAEHVGKPFFPKMCNFMMSGPIVAMVWEGKDVVKQGRKMLGATNPQDSDMGTIRGDFGIDLGRNVCHGSDSVASAEREIKIWFNENEIVNWSANQSIWIYE from the coding sequence ATGTCACAAACGGAGAGAACTTTTATCGCAATTAAGCCAGATGGTGTTCAAAGAGGTCTTGTCTCAAATATTATTGGTAGATTCGAGAAGAGAGGCTACAAATTGGTTGCCATTAAGTTGGTTCAAGCCACTGAGGCATTGTTGAACGAACATTACGCTGAACACGTTGGCAAGCCATTCTTCCCAAAGATGTGCAACTTCATGATGTCTGGTCCTATTGTAGCCATGGTCTGGGAGGGTAAAGACGTAGTTAAACAAGGTAGAAAGATGTTGGGTGCCACAAACCCCCAAGATAGTGATATGGGTACCATTAGAGGTGATTTTGGTATTGATCTAGGTAGAAACGTTTGTCATGGTAGTGATTCTGTTGCCAGTGCAGAACGTGAGATTAAGATTTGgttcaatgaaaatgaaattgttaaTTGGAGTGCTAACCAATCTATATGGATCTACGAATAG